In Bacteroidia bacterium, one genomic interval encodes:
- a CDS encoding methyltransferase domain-containing protein — protein sequence MTDPDVFQFGIRVTSEVATVQIGEAAMTYFKVTNIDALYAALSQLDSSDDNVMDERIPYWAELWPSAIALAEYVSELENSEVSFIHEIGCGMALPSVLCGKLGHKVMMSDYVEAPLQFAEANWHLNNTSQPHTMMLDWRNIPDNIEKCDLLLAADVAYESRMFPAVINAFQRLTKNGGKIIFTEPNRKFTSEFYKLLQNNFPEINTSERLVFLNNHQHKIKLSVIDV from the coding sequence ATGACAGATCCTGACGTTTTTCAATTTGGTATCCGGGTTACATCCGAAGTGGCAACGGTTCAGATAGGAGAAGCAGCAATGACATACTTTAAAGTAACTAATATTGATGCCTTATATGCAGCATTAAGCCAGCTCGATAGTAGTGATGATAATGTGATGGATGAGCGCATACCCTACTGGGCAGAACTATGGCCCTCTGCAATTGCTTTGGCAGAATATGTAAGTGAACTTGAGAATTCTGAAGTTTCGTTTATTCACGAAATTGGTTGTGGTATGGCATTGCCTTCGGTGCTATGCGGCAAACTGGGTCATAAAGTTATGATGAGTGATTATGTAGAGGCGCCACTGCAATTTGCTGAGGCAAACTGGCATCTGAACAACACCTCCCAACCGCACACCATGATGCTTGACTGGAGAAACATACCTGACAATATTGAAAAATGTGATTTACTCTTGGCTGCCGATGTAGCCTATGAAAGCAGAATGTTTCCTGCCGTGATTAATGCTTTTCAACGCCTGACTAAAAATGGAGGAAAAATTATTTTCACCGAGCCCAACAGGAAGTTCACTTCAGAATTTTATAAGTTATTACAGAATAATTTTCCTGAAATTAATACCTCCGAGAGGTTGGTTTTTCTCAACAACCATCAGCATAAAATCAAACTCTCTGTCATAGATGTTTGA
- a CDS encoding glycosyltransferase family 4 protein, which produces MKILQLCLRIPLPPYDGATIAMYNLAESLTASGAEVKMLSFNTKKHFMDINSIDAALLEKYKLETVFLDASVNAWDAFANLFKPNESYNIVRFDSEAFHQKLKELLQSETFDFILFEGLFLSPYLQTVRTFSKAKCILRAHNVEWLIWKRLAKATKNPLKKAYLYFLSDRLKRYENKVINNFDAIIAISEIDKNLFLRDGCNIPIEVAPTGMNTAKYKNIEQMDADSLSLFHLGSMDWLPNIEAVDWLLKDIWPLIQQKSTKVHLFLAGKNMNPKYFSIKSKNLIVAGEIKDALKFMENKQIMVVPLLSGGGIRIKILEGLAAGKVIVSTSTGAEGINYTDKKNILIADTPEDFTKTILSLLNNPNLLNNIAREAQILARTQYDNNLIGKKLAGFLKAI; this is translated from the coding sequence TTGAAAATCCTTCAACTGTGTTTGCGTATTCCGTTGCCGCCTTATGATGGCGCCACCATTGCCATGTACAACCTTGCCGAATCACTCACGGCATCGGGCGCAGAGGTAAAAATGCTTTCGTTCAACACCAAAAAACATTTTATGGACATAAATTCCATTGATGCCGCATTGCTTGAAAAATATAAATTGGAAACAGTTTTTCTTGATGCCTCTGTAAACGCATGGGATGCTTTTGCCAATCTGTTCAAACCAAACGAGTCATATAACATTGTCCGTTTTGACTCGGAAGCGTTTCACCAAAAGCTGAAAGAACTGCTGCAATCGGAAACATTTGATTTCATATTGTTTGAAGGATTATTTCTTAGCCCTTACCTACAAACAGTGCGTACATTCAGCAAAGCCAAGTGCATATTGCGGGCGCATAATGTGGAATGGCTTATCTGGAAAAGACTTGCTAAAGCAACAAAAAATCCATTAAAAAAGGCTTATCTTTATTTTTTATCCGACAGACTTAAACGCTATGAGAACAAGGTGATAAACAACTTTGATGCAATCATCGCTATATCGGAGATAGATAAAAATCTTTTTCTGAGAGATGGCTGTAATATTCCTATTGAAGTGGCGCCAACAGGAATGAATACTGCCAAATACAAGAACATAGAACAGATGGATGCTGATAGTCTTTCATTATTTCATCTTGGATCAATGGACTGGCTCCCTAATATTGAAGCCGTTGACTGGCTATTGAAAGATATCTGGCCACTGATTCAACAAAAATCAACTAAGGTGCATTTGTTTCTGGCCGGTAAAAACATGAACCCGAAATATTTCAGTATTAAATCAAAAAACCTGATTGTTGCAGGTGAAATAAAAGACGCACTGAAGTTTATGGAAAACAAACAGATTATGGTTGTACCCTTACTGAGTGGCGGTGGTATTAGAATAAAAATTCTCGAAGGTCTTGCCGCAGGAAAAGTTATCGTATCAACATCAACCGGTGCAGAAGGGATTAATTATACTGATAAAAAAAATATTCTTATTGCCGATACCCCGGAGGATTTTACAAAAACCATTCTTTCATTATTAAACAATCCTAACCTGTTAAACAACATTGCAAGGGAAGCACAAATACTTGCCAGAACACAATATGACAATAATCTTATCGGCAAAAAATTGGCTGGCTTTTTAAAAGCCATTTAA
- a CDS encoding amino acid adenylation domain-containing protein, whose product MASQFIPVDFNPFEEVIPDNFFTTSEEQREIWTSVQIGGDSASLAYNESVTLYLKGLCNHEHLLTACKNVVQRHQSLRSTFSASGETFQVHEHVNIEIPIIDLTDLSPSDKDARILHFSQREVSIPFDLMKGPVIRFAIFKISNSDTALVITAHHIVCDGWSIGIIMQDISKFYSALVNNSQPDLEPVIPFSNYVQRQEARKLSGEYKHTEDYWLNLYSTDIPTVDLPVNKARPAARTFNAKRFDITIDAGLVNDLRKLGAKNGSSFVNTLFASFEIFLFRLTSNPSLVLGLPAAGQSASGMYAMVGHCVNLLPIKSFVDENISFSEYLKTRKPLMFDAFDNQEFTMGSLLGKLPLQRDPSRIPLVPAVFNVDLGMTQGVSFHGLNYEYTSNARKFENFELFVNATGMGDKLIIECTYNTDLFEEEMMQLRMQEFVMLLNGLVEYTDSPIKHLPLLTDDEKRKLFIEWPVVKENNLRNECIHTLIEKQASSHHDTDAIWFNGQTVNYSQLNQRANQLAHFLIKSGVKQETLVGICHDRTDDLIVAMLAVLKAGGAYVPLDPNYPADRIAYIMSDAKAPLLITSSKYSEQLSKTGTKLICLDQQITEIAKEKTSNPDLKNSSDQLAYIIYTSGSTGKPKGVAIEHRNAVALIDWASTVYSSEELAGVLASTSICFDLSIFEIFFTLSNGGRIVLVKDAMALNALPESAGVTLVNTVPSAIAELLKLNNGVPSSVKTINLAGEPLPVELVQKIYSQTTIQKVYDLYGPSEDTTYSTFTLRKSDGPYTIGKAITNSQVYILDKNRRPVPIGIAGELYMAGDGLARGYLYKPEMTEERFVPNPFIPGQRMYRTGDLGKYMADGNIEFLGRIDNQVKIRGFRIELGEIESMLRLRKEIKELVVMAREDQPGNKILVAYLSANIGKQIDVNELRQYLRTELPEYMIPTVFMILENIPLTPNGKIDRKALPVPDVEIKAESANFEEPHNPLESLLAGIWSEVLGIDKIGIHDNFFELGGHSLLGIRMMGAIEQKTGVKLDYPTLFRASTISQLAKVINAEELNIDWPIVVPLQPNGKERPLFFIHMHNGNIQRWRVLLKHLNKDQPVYAIQPRGLDEKYDYHYSVEAMATFYIDEIKKIQPVGPYRFAGLCFGGTTAFEMARQLKAKGETAELVFMINNYAPPANPMQYKIRETWDEFKGMTLESKLEFALEKTKNAGKKVLSKLTKVFDSGNTATADVKVNTKPDIRWVNSVALLNYQPEGEYSEKVVLVKTGEEIAKHYDETLGWKRLIGGEIEILQIPGSDNDTIITHKEYYTQLAQYLNQALNNIK is encoded by the coding sequence ATGGCATCGCAATTTATCCCGGTAGATTTTAACCCTTTTGAAGAAGTTATTCCGGACAATTTTTTTACCACATCAGAAGAGCAACGTGAAATCTGGACATCCGTACAAATCGGGGGTGATTCAGCATCATTAGCATATAACGAAAGTGTTACACTTTATCTGAAAGGATTGTGTAATCACGAGCATCTTCTAACAGCTTGCAAAAATGTTGTTCAAAGACATCAGTCACTTCGTTCCACTTTCAGTGCATCAGGCGAAACATTTCAGGTACATGAGCATGTAAATATTGAAATTCCAATTATTGATTTAACCGACCTGAGTCCGTCAGATAAAGATGCACGCATACTTCATTTTTCGCAGCGTGAAGTATCTATTCCATTTGATCTGATGAAAGGCCCTGTTATCCGATTTGCTATTTTTAAAATTTCCAATTCAGATACAGCATTAGTCATAACAGCACATCACATTGTTTGTGATGGATGGAGTATTGGCATAATCATGCAGGACATCAGTAAATTTTATTCTGCCTTGGTAAATAATTCGCAACCTGACCTTGAACCGGTAATACCATTTAGTAATTATGTTCAACGACAGGAAGCAAGGAAGTTGAGTGGTGAATATAAACATACAGAGGATTATTGGCTCAATTTATACTCAACAGATATACCTACAGTTGACCTTCCGGTTAACAAAGCCCGCCCTGCTGCACGTACCTTCAATGCGAAACGATTTGATATAACTATTGATGCAGGTTTGGTAAATGATTTAAGAAAACTTGGAGCAAAGAACGGAAGCAGTTTTGTAAATACCTTGTTTGCTTCATTTGAAATTTTTCTTTTTCGTTTAACATCCAATCCATCATTAGTATTAGGACTTCCTGCTGCCGGACAGTCGGCTTCCGGAATGTATGCTATGGTTGGTCATTGCGTTAACCTTTTGCCAATTAAAAGTTTCGTTGATGAAAACATCTCGTTCAGCGAATATTTAAAAACCAGAAAACCTTTGATGTTTGATGCATTCGACAATCAGGAATTTACGATGGGAAGTTTGCTTGGAAAACTACCATTGCAACGTGACCCTTCAAGAATTCCATTAGTGCCCGCTGTGTTTAACGTTGATCTTGGCATGACACAAGGTGTTTCTTTTCATGGTCTGAACTATGAATATACCTCAAATGCCAGAAAGTTTGAAAACTTTGAGTTGTTTGTGAATGCAACAGGAATGGGTGATAAACTCATCATTGAATGTACTTACAATACCGACCTTTTTGAAGAAGAGATGATGCAACTGAGAATGCAGGAATTTGTAATGCTTCTTAATGGATTGGTTGAATATACTGATAGCCCGATAAAGCATTTGCCATTACTTACTGATGATGAAAAAAGAAAATTGTTTATCGAATGGCCTGTGGTGAAAGAGAATAACCTTCGCAATGAATGTATTCATACTTTAATAGAAAAGCAGGCATCCTCACATCACGACACAGATGCAATTTGGTTTAATGGACAAACAGTCAATTACAGTCAACTAAACCAACGAGCCAATCAGTTAGCGCATTTTCTAATAAAGTCAGGTGTTAAACAGGAAACTTTAGTTGGCATTTGTCACGACAGGACAGACGATTTAATTGTTGCCATGCTTGCCGTTCTAAAAGCAGGAGGTGCTTATGTGCCTTTAGACCCAAATTATCCTGCTGACAGGATTGCATATATCATGAGCGATGCAAAAGCACCACTTTTGATTACTTCTTCAAAATATTCTGAACAGCTATCCAAAACGGGAACAAAGTTAATTTGCTTAGATCAACAAATAACGGAGATAGCTAAGGAGAAAACATCAAATCCTGATTTAAAGAATTCTTCGGATCAGTTAGCATATATCATCTATACGTCAGGGTCAACAGGAAAACCAAAGGGCGTGGCAATTGAACACCGTAATGCTGTTGCTTTAATTGACTGGGCAAGTACCGTTTATTCTTCAGAGGAGCTTGCCGGTGTGCTTGCTTCAACATCAATATGCTTTGACTTATCCATTTTTGAAATATTTTTTACGTTAAGTAATGGTGGACGCATTGTTTTAGTGAAAGATGCCATGGCTTTAAATGCTTTACCTGAAAGTGCTGGTGTAACATTGGTCAACACAGTTCCTTCCGCTATTGCAGAACTTCTCAAACTTAATAATGGAGTTCCATCAAGTGTAAAAACAATAAACCTTGCAGGCGAACCATTGCCGGTTGAGCTTGTTCAGAAAATTTATTCGCAAACAACGATACAGAAGGTGTATGACTTGTACGGACCATCTGAAGATACTACCTACAGTACATTTACACTCAGAAAATCTGATGGCCCATATACAATAGGAAAAGCTATCACAAATTCGCAGGTTTATATTTTAGATAAAAACAGAAGGCCGGTTCCAATTGGTATTGCCGGAGAGCTTTATATGGCAGGTGATGGTCTGGCACGAGGTTATCTCTATAAACCGGAAATGACAGAAGAGCGTTTTGTGCCTAATCCATTTATTCCCGGACAAAGAATGTACAGAACCGGTGACCTTGGGAAGTATATGGCTGATGGAAATATAGAATTTTTAGGCCGGATTGATAATCAGGTAAAGATTCGAGGATTCAGAATCGAGCTTGGTGAAATAGAGTCCATGTTGCGATTAAGAAAAGAGATAAAAGAACTTGTGGTGATGGCACGAGAAGATCAGCCGGGAAATAAAATTCTGGTTGCATACCTTTCTGCCAATATAGGAAAGCAAATTGATGTAAACGAATTACGACAATATCTGCGAACAGAACTTCCCGAATACATGATACCAACGGTATTCATGATTTTAGAAAATATTCCACTGACACCTAATGGAAAAATTGACAGAAAAGCATTGCCGGTTCCAGATGTGGAAATCAAAGCAGAAAGTGCAAATTTTGAAGAACCTCACAATCCTTTAGAAAGTTTGCTTGCAGGTATTTGGAGTGAAGTGCTGGGAATTGATAAAATTGGTATTCATGATAACTTTTTTGAACTTGGAGGACACTCTTTACTTGGAATAAGAATGATGGGTGCCATAGAACAAAAGACAGGAGTTAAGTTAGATTATCCAACATTATTTCGTGCTTCAACCATTTCGCAATTAGCAAAAGTGATCAATGCAGAGGAGTTGAACATTGACTGGCCTATAGTGGTTCCCTTACAACCCAATGGAAAAGAAAGACCGTTGTTCTTTATTCACATGCACAATGGAAACATTCAGCGATGGAGAGTGCTTTTAAAGCATTTAAATAAAGACCAGCCTGTTTATGCTATTCAACCTCGCGGACTTGATGAAAAGTACGACTATCATTATTCTGTTGAGGCTATGGCAACATTCTATATAGATGAAATTAAAAAAATTCAACCTGTAGGACCTTATCGCTTTGCCGGATTATGTTTTGGCGGAACAACTGCTTTTGAAATGGCGCGACAGCTAAAAGCAAAAGGCGAAACAGCTGAACTTGTTTTTATGATTAATAACTATGCACCGCCAGCCAACCCAATGCAATATAAAATTCGCGAAACATGGGATGAGTTTAAAGGCATGACATTGGAAAGTAAACTCGAGTTTGCACTGGAAAAAACGAAAAATGCAGGAAAAAAAGTTTTAAGTAAGCTAACAAAGGTTTTTGATTCCGGAAACACAGCAACTGCTGATGTTAAAGTAAATACTAAGCCAGACATTCGTTGGGTAAATTCAGTCGCCTTACTCAATTATCAGCCCGAAGGTGAATATTCTGAAAAGGTGGTTTTAGTAAAAACCGGTGAAGAAATTGCCAAACATTATGATGAGACATTAGGTTGGAAACGTCTGATAGGTGGTGAGATAGAAATTCTCCAGATTCCTGGAAGCGATAACGATACAATCATTACCCATAAAGAATATTATACACAGCTAGCGCAGTATTTAAATCAGGCATTAAACAATATTAAATAA
- a CDS encoding DEAD/DEAH box helicase, with the protein MNKTSFHELSLSHEMLQAIDEMGFTEASPIQAQAIPVLMQGEDVIGQAQTGTGKTAAFGIPLLEMLDPKAKTTSAIVMCPTRELAVQVAQEIKKLAKYKKGMVVLAVYGGEQIQKQINALKRPVHVIVGTPGRIMDHLDRRTINLSKIKMVVLDEADEMLNMGFREDMEAILQHAPDERQTVLFSATMPKPILEITKKFQTNPKLVKVTKQELTVSSIEQIYYDIPSSQKADVIAQLVELHNLKLMLVFCNTKRKTDEVTEQFQQLGYKAEAIHGDLRQNQRNNVLARFKKGDVNMLVATDVAARGIDVENVDAVFNFDLPLDEENYVHRIGRTGRAGKSGKAFSFVSGRNDMAKIREIEDYSKVRIERHQLPSGKERIELAKIKLAARLKVLLEEGDLEQYENMFATFKQEGLTLHQLAASLLKMHFAPMLQQSQSKSSSHSSGREERSGRGKRDSGGSKGKRGKHSGESDMIRLFLSVGKKDKVSKGDIVGAVSGLSNMSSSNIGVIDIYDKFSFIEVNGEFLNDVLSNVNGNKIKGRKVNVEIAKD; encoded by the coding sequence ATGAATAAGACTTCTTTCCATGAGCTTTCGTTAAGTCATGAAATGCTTCAGGCTATTGACGAAATGGGTTTCACCGAGGCTTCGCCCATACAAGCACAAGCCATACCTGTATTAATGCAGGGCGAGGACGTAATTGGGCAAGCACAAACCGGCACCGGAAAAACTGCGGCTTTTGGTATTCCTTTGCTCGAAATGCTCGATCCTAAAGCTAAAACTACCTCTGCAATAGTAATGTGCCCAACCCGTGAGTTGGCAGTGCAAGTTGCACAGGAAATTAAAAAGTTGGCCAAATATAAAAAGGGCATGGTAGTACTTGCTGTGTACGGTGGCGAACAAATTCAAAAGCAGATAAATGCATTAAAACGCCCTGTACATGTAATTGTTGGTACACCGGGCAGAATTATGGATCACTTGGACAGAAGAACTATAAACCTGTCTAAAATTAAGATGGTAGTGCTTGACGAGGCAGACGAGATGTTGAATATGGGTTTCAGAGAAGACATGGAAGCTATTTTGCAACATGCACCTGACGAGAGGCAGACGGTTTTATTTTCGGCAACCATGCCAAAGCCTATTCTTGAAATCACCAAAAAATTTCAAACCAATCCTAAGTTAGTTAAGGTCACCAAACAAGAGCTTACTGTTTCATCCATAGAACAAATCTATTACGATATTCCATCATCGCAGAAGGCAGATGTAATTGCACAGTTGGTTGAGTTACACAACTTGAAATTGATGCTTGTGTTTTGCAATACTAAACGTAAGACTGATGAGGTGACGGAGCAGTTTCAGCAGTTAGGTTATAAAGCAGAAGCTATACATGGAGATTTAAGACAAAATCAAAGAAACAATGTATTGGCTCGTTTCAAAAAAGGTGATGTGAATATGCTTGTTGCAACGGACGTTGCTGCACGAGGTATTGATGTTGAAAATGTGGATGCAGTATTCAATTTTGATTTGCCTTTGGATGAGGAAAATTATGTGCATCGTATTGGTCGTACCGGCCGTGCCGGAAAATCCGGAAAAGCCTTCAGTTTTGTTTCCGGACGTAATGATATGGCTAAAATCCGTGAGATTGAGGATTACTCAAAAGTGAGAATTGAAAGACATCAGCTGCCATCAGGAAAAGAGCGCATTGAGTTGGCTAAAATTAAATTGGCAGCAAGACTGAAAGTGCTACTTGAAGAAGGTGATTTGGAGCAGTATGAAAACATGTTTGCAACATTCAAACAAGAAGGATTAACATTACATCAACTTGCGGCTTCATTACTTAAAATGCATTTTGCACCTATGTTGCAACAAAGTCAAAGCAAGTCAAGCAGTCATTCTTCCGGCAGAGAAGAACGATCGGGAAGAGGCAAGCGCGATAGCGGAGGTAGTAAAGGTAAGCGAGGTAAACACAGTGGCGAATCAGATATGATACGTTTGTTTTTAAGCGTTGGCAAAAAAGATAAAGTAAGTAAAGGTGATATTGTTGGCGCTGTCTCAGGATTAAGTAATATGAGCAGCAGCAATATTGGTGTTATTGATATTTACGATAAGTTTTCTTTCATTGAAGTCAATGGAGAGTTTTTGAATGATGTGCTTTCCAATGTTAACGGCAATAAAATAAAAGGCCGTAAAGTAAATGTTGAAATAGCTAAAGACTAA
- a CDS encoding TIGR00266 family protein gives MNKAHELDFKIFGDDIQALEVELDPSEGVRAEVGMMMYMEDDIEMQTNTGGGIFKGLKRMITGESFFITNYLNHGKQKRKITFAAPYPGKIIPVNPAEYGGRFLCQKDGFLCAAMGIEINVAFTKKLGAGLFGGEGFILQELAGDGYAFIHSGGTIIKRELAVGERLRVDTGCLVAFAPTIEYDIKFIGGFKNVLFGGEGLFYAHLTGPGTVYLQSLPFSRMADRIIAASKLGGAREENRGLGGLLGGFISGNE, from the coding sequence ATGAATAAGGCACACGAACTTGATTTTAAAATTTTTGGTGATGACATTCAGGCTTTGGAAGTTGAGCTCGATCCATCAGAAGGAGTAAGGGCTGAAGTAGGTATGATGATGTATATGGAAGATGATATAGAAATGCAGACCAATACCGGAGGTGGAATTTTTAAGGGATTGAAGAGAATGATAACCGGTGAAAGTTTTTTCATCACCAACTATTTAAATCATGGAAAACAAAAGCGGAAAATAACTTTTGCTGCACCTTATCCGGGGAAAATAATACCTGTTAATCCGGCTGAATATGGAGGGCGTTTTTTGTGCCAGAAAGACGGATTTTTATGTGCTGCAATGGGCATCGAGATTAATGTTGCCTTTACAAAGAAATTGGGTGCAGGACTTTTTGGTGGAGAAGGGTTTATCCTACAGGAGTTAGCTGGTGATGGCTATGCCTTTATACATTCAGGCGGCACAATTATTAAACGAGAGTTGGCTGTTGGTGAAAGACTGCGTGTTGACACAGGATGCTTGGTAGCCTTTGCACCTACCATAGAATATGACATTAAGTTTATAGGAGGTTTTAAAAATGTTCTTTTCGGAGGAGAAGGGTTATTTTATGCACATCTTACAGGTCCGGGCACAGTTTATTTACAAAGTTTACCCTTTTCAAGAATGGCAGATAGAATTATTGCCGCATCAAAATTGGGTGGCGCAAGAGAAGAAAACAGGGGATTAGGTGGGCTTTTAGGTGGATTTATCAGTGGTAATGAATAA
- a CDS encoding 4'-phosphopantetheinyl transferase superfamily protein, with the protein MELQLPPAEDFCNGLSIQDNECLVFVFSSDVFAAIEGDLKKLLSKGETERLLKFKFEKDSRTYCIAHGLKRLLLASLLKTNEQIEIAAHSNGKPFVKHQHKSMAIHFSLSHSDKMIALAFQKNHPLGVDIEKIQQADKYENVIQQYFTSDEQKQIAHSDNAAFFKIWTQKEAIGKVSGRGIANLPENTIPENYEISTVPLDGYILSTCFFRDNEIRFMTINVQNVLDQINILSLRP; encoded by the coding sequence ATGGAATTGCAGTTACCTCCGGCAGAGGATTTTTGTAATGGTTTGTCAATTCAGGATAATGAATGTTTGGTATTTGTATTTTCTTCTGACGTGTTTGCAGCAATAGAAGGAGATTTGAAAAAACTGTTAAGTAAGGGGGAAACAGAGCGTCTTCTTAAATTCAAATTTGAAAAAGACAGCCGGACATATTGTATTGCACATGGGTTAAAAAGATTGCTGCTGGCGTCATTACTCAAAACAAACGAACAAATAGAGATTGCTGCACACAGTAATGGAAAGCCATTTGTAAAGCATCAGCATAAGAGTATGGCTATACATTTTAGTTTAAGTCATTCGGATAAAATGATAGCACTGGCATTTCAGAAGAACCACCCATTGGGGGTTGATATAGAAAAAATTCAACAGGCAGATAAATATGAAAATGTAATACAGCAATATTTTACTTCTGATGAGCAAAAACAAATTGCACATTCAGACAATGCTGCATTTTTTAAAATCTGGACTCAAAAGGAAGCCATTGGAAAAGTTAGCGGTCGGGGGATTGCTAATTTGCCTGAAAATACCATTCCTGAGAACTATGAAATAAGCACAGTGCCTCTGGATGGATATATTTTAAGTACATGTTTTTTCAGAGATAATGAGATTCGTTTTATGACAATTAATGTGCAGAATGTTTTAGATCAGATAAATATACTATCTTTGCGGCCTTAA
- a CDS encoding 4'-phosphopantetheinyl transferase superfamily protein, with protein MQTEFSFILNEINNNCQLYIVQANYPSDKKSRKLFQKELSIKLLRHVTKNNTLQLHYLDTGKPYIDGNNAISFSHSGNYTALMITQSRSAGIDIEMTDRNIESGLDYFLNDEEIAFLFLQEKNLHALTCWCIKEAAIKYFNVSGIDFKNCVRIQPFSLSNAGVATVKVQHSKNDTINIHYRREKDYLLTFTKE; from the coding sequence ATGCAAACGGAGTTTTCTTTTATACTGAATGAAATCAACAACAATTGTCAATTGTATATAGTGCAAGCAAACTATCCTTCAGATAAAAAAAGCAGAAAGTTGTTTCAAAAGGAGCTTAGCATAAAATTGCTGAGGCACGTAACAAAAAATAATACACTTCAACTACACTATCTCGATACAGGCAAACCTTACATTGATGGCAACAATGCAATTTCCTTTTCACACTCCGGAAATTATACTGCATTAATGATTACCCAATCAAGAAGTGCCGGTATTGATATTGAAATGACAGATAGAAATATTGAATCGGGCTTGGATTATTTTCTAAATGATGAAGAGATTGCTTTTCTTTTTCTTCAGGAGAAAAATCTTCATGCACTCACATGTTGGTGTATTAAAGAAGCTGCCATCAAATATTTCAATGTATCAGGAATTGACTTTAAAAACTGTGTGCGTATTCAACCATTTTCATTGTCTAATGCAGGCGTAGCTACTGTTAAAGTGCAGCACAGTAAAAATGATACTATTAATATTCATTACAGAAGAGAAAAAGACTATTTACTGACTTTCACTAAGGAATAA
- a CDS encoding shikimate kinase, which produces MLIFLIGFMGAGKSTQAKKLAARLNFESIDLDELIEQVNKQSISEIFKANGEHHFRKIESEALRTISEQQNTVIATGGGTPCFFDNMQWMNEKGITVYLKLHPGTVYHRIAPSKSKRPLICDMNDADLMEFIMETMTVRAPFYNQAKIQISGLNLKTEDLVNALQPFIKQ; this is translated from the coding sequence ATGTTAATATTTCTGATTGGTTTTATGGGAGCCGGAAAATCTACTCAGGCAAAAAAGCTAGCTGCCAGATTGAATTTTGAAAGTATTGACCTTGATGAATTAATTGAGCAAGTAAACAAACAGTCTATTTCAGAAATTTTTAAGGCAAACGGAGAACACCACTTTCGTAAAATTGAAAGTGAAGCTTTAAGAACAATTTCTGAGCAACAAAATACAGTTATCGCTACAGGTGGTGGTACACCTTGCTTTTTTGATAATATGCAATGGATGAATGAAAAAGGCATTACAGTTTATCTGAAGTTGCATCCGGGGACAGTTTATCACCGTATTGCACCATCTAAATCCAAACGCCCTTTAATCTGTGATATGAACGATGCAGATTTAATGGAGTTTATTATGGAAACAATGACTGTAAGAGCGCCTTTTTACAATCAGGCAAAGATTCAAATTTCGGGACTAAATCTTAAAACTGAAGACCTTGTGAATGCGCTTCAGCCATTTATAAAACAGTAA
- the def gene encoding peptide deformylase, translating to MILPIIAYGDPVLKKVGSSIDKDYKGLGQLIENMFETMYAASGVGLAAPQVGISIRLFVVDTKPFAEDEPELENFKKVFINPQIIEEVGDEWKFNEGCLSIPGIREDVLRKKIVHLRYQDEEFKTHETVFEGLAARVIQHEYDHVDGKLFVEKLSPFKKQLIKGKLRDITIGKVDVDYKMRFPIKK from the coding sequence ATGATATTACCGATTATTGCCTATGGTGACCCTGTTTTGAAGAAAGTGGGATCATCAATCGATAAAGATTATAAAGGACTTGGACAATTAATAGAAAATATGTTTGAGACTATGTATGCTGCATCAGGTGTCGGATTGGCTGCTCCACAAGTTGGAATTTCCATCAGACTTTTTGTTGTTGACACCAAACCATTTGCAGAAGACGAACCGGAATTGGAAAATTTCAAGAAAGTCTTTATCAATCCACAAATTATTGAAGAAGTAGGTGATGAATGGAAGTTTAACGAAGGTTGTTTGAGCATTCCAGGCATCAGAGAAGATGTTTTGCGAAAAAAAATAGTTCATCTGCGATATCAGGACGAAGAATTTAAGACACATGAGACAGTTTTTGAAGGATTAGCAGCAAGAGTGATTCAACATGAGTATGATCATGTTGATGGTAAGTTATTTGTAGAAAAATTGTCTCCTTTTAAAAAACAATTGATAAAAGGAAAGCTGCGTGACATTACCATCGGCAAAGTTGATGTTGATTACAAAATGCGTTTTCCAATAAAGAAATAG